From a single Thalassophryne amazonica chromosome 7, fThaAma1.1, whole genome shotgun sequence genomic region:
- the lenep gene encoding lens epithelial cell protein LEP503: MHPQRPLPQAMPSSSLGQNLRDMVQGLGKAKNFFGGNFSYSFIQSVKECLYFLLCCWCIKEILD; encoded by the coding sequence ATGCATCCTCAGCGTCCTCTTCCTCAGGCCATGCCTTCATCCTCTCTGGGACAGAACCTGCGGGACATGGTGCAGGGTCTAGGTAAAGCCAAGAACTTCTTTGGAGGAAACTTCTCATACAGTTTCATCCAGTCTGTAAAGGAGTGTCTGTATTTTCTCCTCTGCTGCTGGTGCATCAAAGAAATCCTGGACTGA